The sequence below is a genomic window from Streptomyces sp. V1I1.
TTGATCAGCGAGCGCTCGTACGGGACATGCAGAGTGTCGTCGACCAGCTTGCTCGGCTCCAGCGGGACGAACGCGTCCCGGCTGAACAGGCCGGTCCGCACGGCCGCCCACTCGGGCACTCCCGTGGCATCGTCCAGGTACACCTCGTCCACAGTCCCGATCTTGTGGCCGTTGCGGTCGAACGCCTTGCGGCCGATCAGGCTGCGCGGATCGATATCGGTCTGCACGGTCCCTCCAATAGGTCGCAACTGCTGTTTAAATACTACAAAAGTGCACATCGGGGGTGTCGGCCACTTGAGCGATCGACGAGGGGGCGCGCTGGTAGGCTGGCAAGCGGCTGCTGACCCCGTGCGGGAGAGTCCACCGGTGAAAGTACCGGCGGCGCCGAAGGAGCAAATCCTCCCCGGAATCTCTCAGGCCCCTGTACCGCACGGACGAGGTCACTCTGGAAAGCAGGGCGGGCGTCGGACGGCATCCGCTCTCACCGACGGTGAAAGCCGGAGCGTGGCATGCGCGCGCCCCGGTGAAACTCTCAGGTTGAGATGACAGAGGGGGAGGCCGTCCGGGCATCCGCGCCGTGGTGCCCCTCGCCGGTCGTGTCAGACCAGGAGGCCTCCTAAATGACCGCCAACCGCATTCCGCTCTCCCAGCTTGAGCGAGGCACCCCCTTCGAGCAGCGCCACATCGGGCCCGACGCCGAGGCCCAGGCGAAGATGCTGGCACAGGTGGGCTACGGCTCGCTCGACGAGCTGACCGCCGCCGCGGTGCCTGATGTGATCAAGAGCGCGGAGGCGCTGAACCTCCCGGGCGCGCGTACCGAGGCGGATGTGCTCGCCGAGCTGCGCACGCTTGCCGACCGCAATCAGGTGCTTGCGCCCATGATCGGCCTTGGCTACTACGGCACCTTCACGCCGCCCGTGATCCTGCGCAATGTCATGGAGAACCCGGCCTGGTACACCGCGTACACGCCGTACCAGCCGGAGATCTCCCAGGGCCGGCTCGAGGCGCTGCTCAACTTCCAGACGATGGTCGCCGACCTGACCGGACTGCCCACCTCCGGCGCCTCGCTGCTCGACGAGGCCACGGCCGCCGCCGAGGCCATGTCGCTGGCCCGCCGGGTCGGCAAAGTCAAGAACGGCGTCTTCCTGGTCGACGCCGACACCCTGCCGCAGACCCTCGCGGTGATCGAGACCCGCGCCGAGCCCACCGGCGTCGAGGTCGTCACCGCCGACCTCAGTGACGGCATCCCGGCCGAGATCGCGGAGCGCGGCGTTTTCGGCGTGCTGCTGCAGTACCCGGGCGCCTCCGGTGCCGTACGCGACATCAAGCCCGTCATCGAGCAGGCGCACGAGCTCGGCGCGATCGTCACCGTCGCCGCCGATCTGCTGGCGCTCACCCTGCTCACCTCGCCCGGCGAGCTGGGAGCCGACATCGCGGTGGGCACGACGCAGCGCTTCGGCGTCCCGATGGGCTTCGGCGGCCCGCACGCCGGTTTCATGGCCGTACGCGAGAAGTTCGCGCGCAGCCT
It includes:
- a CDS encoding PRC-barrel domain-containing protein encodes the protein MGGTVQTDIDPRSLIGRKAFDRNGHKIGTVDEVYLDDATGVPEWAAVRTGLFSRDAFVPLEPSKLVDDTLHVPYERSLIKDAPDFGVGRHLSPEQELQLYHHYGLDLSEAPETPAPSSGDRSFGRVAGQED